A genomic segment from Paenibacillus sp. FSL K6-1096 encodes:
- a CDS encoding carbohydrate binding domain-containing protein, protein MKKNVSALLAAAVIVTGLLSPLGSGAAGALPAQLRQTAAAEAPVSGPDKSLATSGLKAFTDVDPGHWASAAVQRWSRSGVISGYGDGRFRPEQQVTRAEFAAIMNRIFGYTDLTAALPADVAAGAWYKQDIAKAVAAGYLSAGTDQLIQPAAPLKRGEAAVALQKIFRLETGNSAKGIYSDLAGADSEVISAADALTSAGYMKGYPGGLFKPDGKITRAELAKLADSLVQGIQSSGGEVKLGTVQGNVVLSHEGITLKDSVIEGNLYLTEGIGEGDVRLEGVQVKGTTYIRGGGEHSVSLVNSSLGPVQVAKPRGTVRIVASGTTTAGTVRLASSAILEEATLTGEGFTDVVLPAGEHTVTLKGNYGVVSAANPAAGSLTLNISGKLSKLIWGTPGKVVLMDQAQVAELLLTAGAKGTALTGSGSFGSVLNQAEAVTAGGITLLQGSRSNLNLASPLAGLPPVVSGGGETATATPEPTPAATPEPTPAATPEPTPAATPEPTPAATPEPTPAATPEPTPEATPTPEPTSTIAPTPLPTSTPTSDPWTLVWNDEFDDNVIDPTKWTYDLGDGTAVGNPGWGNNELEYYTNDPKNVKEQDGKLVITARKEAVDGKPYTSTRIKTNGLYSKMYGKFEIRAKAPAGKGLWPAIWMLPENYVYGTWAASGELDIMEGWGSRPNVVAGTIHYGSQWPDNVYSGKEYVLPGNSTIEDFHTYSIEWEPGEIRWYVDGVLYSTKNDWYSKSNGQPAVNAYPAPFNQKFHLLMNLAVGGNFDGDPTDETVFPSSMEIDYVRIYELTGREYRKPVPVEIEKEPYLEGAKKPLEDGNFIYNSGFTEQANGDPGLGIPNTAHWVLYKDEGADAALSLEPVGGKNFLKVDIRKPGGNTYSIQPQAIVSLAKGRFYKLSFDARTDTARELTARLTGGATLGFPAYSPAFKAGLTGELQHFETMFQMKENSDNAARVEFNLGTNASPVWLGNARLEEIDSIPFDHDSAKTPLGSGNHLYNGSFDLGEPDRMSYWHIGAAGGAEVQPAVDTEGRLKLDIAGTDGGSSEVTLLQKGIFLVQGQDYKLTFEADSSSARTATVELLGHDGTVHASQPFELKAGHQQAEAVFKNFPGASDRLGQFVLRLSGGTGTVLLDQFLLVRTSFYYDPDLTYYPLLNGDFSFGFNNWERLLTEDGGQSSAAVADGAAKFSITNTGNQAYSVMLFQNNLKAAAGADYVVEFDARASAARQISVKAENASYTPSMDKTVELTPEMQHYRFEFRQGANDMLSLKFLLGKVGGVSIPQSHDIVIDNVKFEIKNAPAKPQELVPDHTANRVSQPIELTFIEKAEWSDHIKAVKVNGTALEPELYTVKPGVITIEAAAFPAEGSYSITVEAEGYVSAKVVQTILGSDDNLVINGSFTSGSTGWSTWSGAGGAASLQIVDGAAEVQIQAAGTESWSTQLYQEKIPLEAGKTYELSFKAKSTVPRQIAVEYSGTSAQPAQVKFNITATWATYSAQFTVTNDSPLKLNYLIGATLGEDQTANHTPHTISLDDIAVREVTGGPVTPPASGKLDNGTFDAEPALKGWTQYFESAGNAAVKSGELEVSLNFTGSANYAAQVDYKDLKLTEGTSYTLAFSARSDINRLIEVAVEHFGGDYTKYLPATAVVLTGEMQRFSYTFTMNSPTDAGAHLVFLLGRINGNSEETNAAIGAGNRIYIDDVSLIENP, encoded by the coding sequence ATGAAAAAGAATGTATCCGCATTGCTCGCAGCCGCAGTGATCGTGACCGGGCTGCTGTCGCCGCTCGGAAGCGGCGCGGCAGGTGCGCTGCCTGCTCAGCTCAGGCAGACAGCGGCAGCAGAGGCACCGGTGTCCGGGCCGGATAAGAGCTTGGCTACCAGCGGTTTGAAAGCGTTTACTGATGTAGACCCGGGTCACTGGGCGTCCGCTGCCGTGCAGCGCTGGAGCCGCAGCGGGGTAATCTCGGGCTACGGGGATGGCCGCTTCCGGCCGGAGCAGCAGGTTACCCGGGCGGAATTCGCCGCCATTATGAACCGTATCTTCGGGTATACCGACTTGACAGCGGCTCTTCCGGCAGATGTTGCGGCCGGAGCCTGGTACAAGCAAGATATCGCCAAGGCAGTAGCGGCGGGTTATCTGAGTGCTGGCACTGATCAGCTTATTCAGCCTGCAGCTCCTTTGAAGCGCGGGGAGGCCGCTGTGGCGCTGCAGAAGATTTTCCGGCTGGAGACCGGCAATTCCGCCAAGGGGATATACAGCGATCTTGCAGGCGCGGATAGTGAGGTCATCTCCGCAGCGGATGCGTTAACATCTGCGGGGTATATGAAGGGTTACCCGGGAGGGCTATTCAAGCCGGACGGGAAGATTACCCGCGCCGAGCTGGCGAAGCTGGCCGATTCACTGGTGCAGGGAATTCAGTCCTCCGGCGGGGAAGTGAAGCTGGGCACGGTACAGGGAAATGTTGTACTGAGCCATGAAGGCATTACCCTTAAGGACAGTGTCATTGAAGGGAACCTCTATCTGACCGAGGGGATCGGAGAGGGCGATGTCCGGCTGGAGGGGGTGCAGGTGAAGGGCACCACCTATATCCGCGGCGGCGGTGAGCATAGTGTGAGCCTGGTAAACAGCAGCCTTGGGCCTGTTCAGGTGGCGAAGCCCCGGGGAACCGTCCGTATCGTGGCCAGCGGGACGACAACCGCCGGAACCGTGCGCCTTGCTTCCAGCGCGATCCTTGAAGAGGCTACGCTTACCGGAGAGGGCTTCACCGATGTGGTGCTTCCGGCCGGGGAGCATACGGTCACTCTTAAGGGCAATTACGGGGTAGTCTCCGCTGCTAATCCGGCAGCAGGCAGCCTTACGCTGAACATCTCCGGCAAGCTGTCCAAGCTGATCTGGGGCACGCCCGGCAAGGTCGTGCTGATGGATCAGGCGCAGGTGGCGGAGCTGCTGCTCACCGCCGGTGCCAAGGGCACGGCGCTTACGGGCAGCGGAAGCTTCGGCAGCGTGCTGAACCAGGCGGAGGCTGTAACTGCCGGGGGGATAACCCTGCTGCAGGGCAGCCGCAGCAATCTGAACCTGGCTTCACCGCTGGCTGGCCTGCCGCCGGTTGTCTCCGGCGGGGGAGAGACGGCCACCGCTACACCGGAGCCGACGCCAGCGGCTACACCGGAGCCGACGCCAGCGGCTACACCAGAGCCGACGCCAGCGGCTACACCGGAGCCGACGCCAGCGGCTACACCGGAGCCGACGCCAGCGGCTACACCGGAGCCGACACCAGAGGCTACACCGACGCCGGAGCCGACGTCTACTATAGCCCCGACGCCGCTGCCGACCTCCACACCAACCAGTGACCCATGGACCCTTGTGTGGAATGATGAGTTCGACGACAATGTCATTGATCCGACGAAGTGGACCTATGACCTGGGAGACGGCACCGCAGTCGGCAATCCGGGCTGGGGCAACAATGAGCTGGAGTATTACACCAATGATCCGAAGAATGTGAAGGAGCAGGACGGTAAGCTGGTTATTACTGCACGCAAGGAAGCGGTGGACGGCAAGCCGTATACCTCCACAAGAATCAAGACCAACGGATTGTACAGCAAAATGTACGGCAAATTCGAGATCCGGGCAAAAGCGCCGGCAGGCAAGGGACTCTGGCCGGCGATCTGGATGCTGCCGGAGAATTATGTCTACGGCACTTGGGCGGCCTCCGGTGAGCTGGATATCATGGAGGGCTGGGGCAGCCGTCCGAATGTAGTAGCCGGAACGATCCATTACGGGTCTCAATGGCCGGATAACGTATACTCCGGTAAGGAGTATGTATTGCCGGGCAACTCCACCATTGAAGATTTCCACACTTACTCCATTGAGTGGGAGCCGGGGGAGATCCGCTGGTATGTAGACGGGGTGCTATACTCTACCAAGAACGACTGGTACAGCAAGAGTAACGGCCAGCCGGCGGTGAATGCTTATCCCGCGCCGTTCAACCAGAAGTTCCACCTGCTGATGAATCTGGCGGTAGGCGGCAACTTCGACGGCGATCCTACAGACGAGACCGTATTCCCGAGTTCGATGGAGATCGATTATGTCCGCATCTATGAGCTGACCGGACGCGAATACCGCAAGCCCGTGCCGGTAGAGATCGAGAAGGAGCCTTATCTGGAGGGAGCGAAGAAGCCGCTCGAAGACGGCAACTTCATCTATAACAGCGGGTTCACGGAGCAGGCCAACGGTGATCCCGGTCTGGGCATTCCGAATACAGCCCACTGGGTGCTGTACAAGGATGAAGGCGCGGATGCAGCGCTGTCCCTGGAGCCTGTAGGCGGCAAGAACTTCCTGAAGGTCGACATCCGCAAGCCTGGCGGCAACACCTATTCGATTCAGCCGCAGGCCATTGTGTCGCTCGCGAAGGGAAGATTCTACAAGCTGAGCTTCGATGCCAGAACGGATACGGCCCGCGAGCTGACCGCCCGGCTGACCGGGGGCGCAACGCTTGGCTTCCCGGCTTATTCTCCGGCATTCAAGGCAGGGCTGACGGGAGAGCTGCAGCATTTCGAGACGATGTTCCAGATGAAGGAGAATTCGGACAATGCCGCGCGGGTTGAGTTCAACCTCGGAACCAATGCTTCGCCGGTATGGCTCGGCAATGCGCGGCTGGAAGAGATCGATAGCATTCCCTTCGACCATGACAGCGCCAAAACACCGCTCGGCAGCGGCAACCATCTCTACAACGGCAGCTTCGATCTGGGCGAACCCGACCGGATGAGCTATTGGCATATCGGTGCCGCAGGAGGGGCGGAGGTCCAGCCGGCCGTTGATACTGAGGGCCGCCTGAAGCTGGACATTGCAGGCACAGACGGCGGCAGCAGCGAGGTTACGCTGCTCCAGAAGGGAATCTTCCTGGTGCAGGGCCAGGATTACAAGCTGACCTTCGAGGCAGACAGCTCCTCTGCACGGACGGCCACCGTTGAATTATTAGGCCATGACGGAACCGTACATGCTTCGCAGCCGTTCGAGCTGAAGGCAGGCCATCAGCAGGCAGAGGCGGTCTTCAAAAACTTCCCGGGAGCCAGCGACCGGCTTGGACAATTCGTTCTGCGTCTTAGCGGAGGCACAGGGACGGTGCTGCTGGACCAGTTCCTGCTGGTGCGCACCAGCTTCTACTATGATCCGGATCTGACCTATTATCCGCTGCTGAACGGGGATTTCAGCTTCGGGTTCAACAATTGGGAGCGGCTGCTTACTGAAGACGGCGGGCAGAGCTCGGCAGCCGTAGCAGACGGGGCGGCAAAATTCAGTATCACGAACACGGGTAACCAGGCCTATTCGGTCATGCTGTTCCAGAATAACCTGAAGGCTGCCGCAGGCGCGGATTACGTGGTTGAATTCGATGCCAGAGCCAGCGCAGCCCGGCAGATTAGCGTGAAGGCGGAGAATGCCAGCTATACCCCATCCATGGATAAGACGGTGGAGCTGACACCGGAGATGCAGCATTACCGGTTCGAATTCCGGCAGGGTGCGAATGATATGCTGTCGCTGAAATTCCTGCTTGGCAAGGTGGGCGGTGTGAGCATTCCGCAGAGTCATGACATTGTGATCGATAATGTGAAATTTGAGATCAAGAACGCCCCGGCGAAGCCGCAGGAGCTGGTTCCTGACCATACCGCCAACCGGGTGTCGCAGCCGATTGAGCTGACCTTCATAGAGAAAGCCGAATGGTCGGATCATATTAAGGCTGTGAAGGTGAACGGGACTGCGCTGGAGCCTGAACTGTACACGGTGAAGCCTGGAGTCATTACGATTGAGGCGGCGGCTTTTCCGGCAGAAGGCAGTTACAGTATTACGGTCGAGGCCGAAGGGTATGTTAGCGCGAAGGTCGTTCAGACCATACTGGGCAGTGACGACAACCTGGTCATCAACGGTTCATTCACCAGCGGCAGCACAGGCTGGTCCACCTGGTCCGGGGCAGGCGGAGCCGCATCCCTCCAGATCGTGGACGGGGCAGCAGAGGTGCAGATTCAGGCAGCCGGGACAGAGAGCTGGAGCACACAGCTCTATCAGGAGAAGATCCCGCTGGAAGCAGGTAAAACCTATGAGCTGAGCTTCAAAGCAAAGTCTACGGTTCCCCGGCAGATTGCCGTAGAATACAGCGGAACCTCAGCCCAGCCCGCGCAGGTGAAATTCAATATTACGGCTACTTGGGCGACCTACAGCGCGCAGTTCACCGTCACGAACGATAGTCCGCTGAAGCTGAACTATCTGATCGGGGCCACGCTGGGTGAGGATCAGACGGCCAACCATACGCCGCATACCATCTCTCTGGACGATATAGCGGTCCGGGAGGTAACGGGCGGCCCGGTCACTCCTCCGGCCAGCGGCAAGCTGGATAACGGTACGTTCGATGCGGAGCCGGCGCTTAAGGGCTGGACCCAGTATTTCGAGAGTGCCGGCAATGCCGCCGTGAAGTCCGGAGAACTCGAAGTCTCACTGAACTTCACGGGATCGGCCAACTACGCCGCCCAGGTGGATTACAAGGATCTGAAGCTGACCGAAGGCACAAGCTACACCCTGGCCTTCAGCGCCCGCTCGGATATCAATCGTCTGATTGAAGTGGCGGTTGAGCATTTTGGAGGGGATTACACCAAGTATCTCCCGGCAACCGCTGTAGTGTTAACGGGCGAGATGCAGCGCTTCAGCTACACCTTCACGATGAACAGTCCCACCGATGCAGGGGCGCATCTGGTTTTCCTGCTGGGCCGGATTAACGGGAACAGTGAGGAGACGAATGCAGCCATCGGGGCAGGCAACCGCATCTATATTGATGATGTCAGTCTGATTGAGAACCCGTAA
- a CDS encoding LacI family DNA-binding transcriptional regulator, which produces MNIKKIAEMAGVSVSTVSKIMNNYSDVSEKTKRRVLEIIEQTGYTPSSSAKTLATKKSNLIGVIFAGELNVEFTHPFFVEVLNSFKKQMGVLGYDLIFFSNEKFINSGDYFSRCVHFHVDGCVIISGQEMEPAIRELDKSDIPCIGVDLELTGKKSGYVMSDNYQIASKVVEHFYLLGYRELGFIGSTADSDISNRREAGYAKAIAGFGLATNPDWFIHGEDFFEPSGYAAMKKLIGSGTLPQAIFAASDLLALGAIRALKEHGLKVPEDIAIIGCDDIEACQYTSPTLTTIRQNKERLGVLAAHMLFDLINNQSEGGSFVVEPALIVRESCGSGLSR; this is translated from the coding sequence ATGAATATCAAAAAAATTGCCGAAATGGCCGGGGTCTCTGTATCCACAGTGTCCAAAATCATGAACAACTACAGCGATGTTTCCGAAAAAACGAAACGCAGAGTTCTCGAAATTATCGAACAGACCGGATATACCCCCTCCAGCTCGGCCAAGACGCTCGCCACCAAGAAATCGAATCTGATCGGAGTGATTTTTGCCGGTGAGCTGAATGTGGAATTTACCCATCCTTTTTTTGTCGAGGTACTCAATTCCTTCAAAAAACAAATGGGCGTGCTAGGCTACGACCTGATCTTCTTCTCCAATGAGAAGTTCATTAATAGCGGCGATTACTTCTCGCGCTGCGTGCATTTCCATGTGGACGGCTGTGTCATCATCTCCGGGCAGGAGATGGAGCCGGCAATCCGTGAGCTGGACAAGAGCGATATTCCGTGCATCGGCGTGGACCTGGAGCTGACCGGCAAAAAATCCGGGTATGTCATGTCGGACAATTACCAGATTGCTTCCAAGGTGGTGGAGCACTTCTACCTGCTCGGCTACCGGGAGCTTGGCTTCATCGGCAGCACTGCCGATTCGGATATCTCCAACCGGCGTGAGGCCGGGTATGCCAAAGCCATCGCCGGCTTCGGCCTGGCCACGAATCCCGACTGGTTCATCCATGGTGAAGATTTCTTCGAGCCCAGCGGTTATGCGGCAATGAAGAAGCTGATTGGGTCCGGCACTTTGCCGCAGGCCATCTTCGCCGCCTCCGATCTGCTTGCTCTCGGCGCCATCCGTGCCTTGAAGGAGCATGGCCTTAAGGTTCCCGAGGATATCGCCATCATCGGCTGTGATGATATCGAGGCCTGCCAGTATACCAGCCCTACGCTGACTACCATCCGCCAGAACAAGGAGCGGCTGGGTGTGCTCGCAGCGCATATGCTGTTCGACCTGATCAACAACCAGTCCGAAGGCGGCTCCTTCGTCGTGGAACCTGCGCTGATCGTCCGTGAATCCTGCGGCAGCGGGTTAAGCCGCTGA
- a CDS encoding ketoacyl-ACP synthase III encodes MKGAKITAVGSYVPQRRLTNADLEQMVDTNDEWIVQRTGIRERRISREDEYTSDLCAAAVRDLMNRYGKSVQDVDMILVATSTPDMPFPSVAAIVQNRLGIPQTAGVLDLSAACAGFVYGLHMAHALIASGMHHKVLVIGADTLSKITDYTDRSTCILFGDGAGAVLVESGEQDNFRGFNLGSDGSGGHHVYLSGLADQVNGVQLTATGKLVQNGREVFKWAVRTVPQGVQQVLAKAEASLAEVDWFIPHSANLRMIEPICERLDYPFGQALYSLEEFGNTSAASIPLALDLGIRQGKVHSGQQVLLYGFGAGLTHAGLLVRLSLDPQTGEPAPL; translated from the coding sequence ATGAAGGGTGCAAAAATTACAGCGGTGGGCTCATACGTGCCGCAGCGGCGGCTTACGAATGCAGATCTGGAGCAGATGGTCGATACGAATGACGAATGGATTGTGCAGCGGACCGGAATCCGGGAGCGCAGAATCAGCCGGGAGGATGAATATACCAGCGATCTGTGTGCAGCCGCTGTGCGGGATCTGATGAACCGATATGGCAAAAGCGTCCAGGATGTTGACATGATCCTTGTAGCGACCAGTACGCCTGATATGCCTTTTCCCTCTGTGGCAGCCATTGTGCAGAACCGTCTGGGTATTCCGCAGACTGCGGGAGTGCTGGATCTGAGTGCCGCCTGCGCCGGCTTCGTCTATGGCCTGCATATGGCCCATGCGCTTATCGCTTCGGGAATGCATCATAAAGTGCTGGTTATCGGCGCGGATACGTTGTCCAAGATTACGGATTACACGGACCGCAGCACCTGCATTCTGTTCGGTGACGGGGCCGGGGCTGTGCTGGTGGAAAGTGGGGAGCAGGACAACTTCAGAGGGTTCAATCTGGGAAGTGACGGAAGCGGCGGACATCATGTCTACCTCTCGGGGCTGGCGGACCAGGTGAATGGTGTGCAGCTTACGGCTACTGGCAAGCTAGTGCAGAACGGCCGCGAAGTGTTCAAGTGGGCGGTACGGACCGTTCCGCAGGGAGTACAGCAGGTGCTGGCGAAGGCGGAGGCCTCCCTTGCCGAGGTGGACTGGTTCATCCCGCACAGCGCCAATCTGCGGATGATTGAACCGATCTGTGAGCGGCTGGACTATCCGTTCGGGCAGGCGTTATACAGTCTGGAGGAATTCGGCAACACCTCAGCGGCGAGTATTCCGCTTGCCCTTGATCTGGGCATCCGCCAGGGGAAGGTGCACAGCGGGCAGCAGGTATTGCTGTACGGCTTCGGTGCGGGGCTTACTCATGCGGGCCTGCTGGTCAGACTGTCGCTGGACCCTCAGACCGGGGAGCCAGCGCCGTTGTAA
- a CDS encoding TetR/AcrR family transcriptional regulator: MKEKPYHHGNLRNQLIEAGIKLINQDGISSFSLRKVAAECQVSHTAPYSHFKNIDELVSAMGEHVTGQFMDTLHASVQGQEGKPEAITLLGQAYIDFFIEHPQYFQFLFYHSGIVIDLDNYETDSYPPFALFRSTVYEVFRGSGLPESAFTQHLITLWSMVHGITALLTNNGVRYSGNWRDLLELKSIF; this comes from the coding sequence TTGAAAGAGAAACCCTATCACCACGGCAATCTGCGCAACCAGCTTATTGAAGCGGGTATTAAGCTAATTAACCAGGACGGTATCAGCAGCTTCTCGCTGCGCAAGGTCGCCGCCGAATGTCAGGTCAGCCACACCGCCCCCTACAGCCATTTCAAAAATATAGATGAGCTGGTCTCCGCCATGGGCGAGCATGTCACCGGCCAGTTCATGGACACTCTGCACGCCTCGGTCCAAGGGCAGGAGGGAAAGCCGGAAGCGATCACACTGCTGGGCCAGGCGTATATTGACTTTTTCATAGAGCATCCACAGTATTTCCAGTTTCTGTTCTACCATTCCGGCATCGTCATCGATCTGGACAACTATGAGACGGACAGCTATCCGCCCTTCGCCCTGTTCCGGTCAACGGTCTACGAAGTCTTCCGCGGCAGCGGTCTGCCGGAGTCAGCATTCACTCAGCACTTGATTACACTCTGGTCTATGGTGCACGGAATCACGGCATTGCTGACCAATAACGGGGTCCGGTATTCAGGCAACTGGCGCGATCTGCTGGAGCTTAAATCTATCTTTTAG
- a CDS encoding flavodoxin family protein, with protein MRTIIHDLQEQEFAGWLEDTVHEGVTVISDNGAIRSCMGCFGCWTRTPGECIIKKDGYDNLGELFSRSDELMIISKCMYGSYSPFVLNVLNRSISYMLPYFATENGETHHRPRYDHQFTLSVHFYGNDITEAEQNTARTLVAANSLNLYSLGNNVYFHTHPQSIKEVLQ; from the coding sequence ATGAGGACGATCATACACGATCTGCAGGAGCAGGAATTCGCGGGCTGGCTAGAGGATACGGTGCATGAGGGAGTGACGGTCATTTCGGATAACGGGGCCATCCGTTCATGCATGGGCTGCTTTGGCTGCTGGACCCGGACGCCCGGGGAATGCATTATTAAGAAGGATGGTTATGACAATCTGGGCGAGCTGTTCTCGCGCAGCGACGAGCTGATGATCATCAGTAAGTGTATGTACGGCAGCTATAGCCCCTTTGTGCTGAATGTGCTGAACCGGAGTATCTCCTACATGCTTCCTTATTTCGCCACCGAGAATGGAGAGACGCATCACCGGCCCCGCTATGACCACCAATTCACACTATCGGTACATTTCTATGGCAATGACATTACGGAGGCTGAACAGAATACGGCCAGAACGCTGGTCGCGGCCAACAGTCTGAATCTGTATTCGCTAGGGAACAACGTGTATTTCCATACCCATCCTCAGAGCATTAAGGAGGTCCTGCAATGA
- a CDS encoding glycoside hydrolase family 28 protein, whose protein sequence is MYNIADYGAQRDSGVPATQAIADAIAAADRAGGGTVYVPAGTFLTGAVRLRSNIELHLSPGAVLSFSTDPADYPPVESRWEGVKREVHTPCIYGAGLTNVSVTGSGTLDGNGAPWWEKHRHRREELVYPRPRLIGFDDCSRVTLRDLTLLNSPSWTVNPVNCSNVMIDNLSILNPADSPNTDGINPESCRDVRISNCHIDVGDDCIAIKAGTEDTRERIPCENITITNCVMVHGHGAVVLGSEMSGDIRNVTISNCVFKQTDRGIRMKSRRGRGGIIEDIRVSNIVMEDVICPFTLNLYYFCGPRGKEKYVWDKNPYPVTAETPQFRRIHYANITARNVHAAAGFLYGLAEQAVSEITFTNIDISMAEHAVPGQPDMMAGLPDMQRRGFFLSNVREVKFQQVTIENHDGPAFYVENGEEVEFLHCRSRNTAKPEELVKRVTVDPAER, encoded by the coding sequence GTGTATAACATAGCAGACTATGGAGCGCAGCGGGACAGCGGAGTGCCGGCAACGCAGGCGATTGCGGATGCTATTGCAGCGGCGGACCGTGCCGGCGGAGGTACAGTATATGTTCCGGCCGGTACCTTCCTGACCGGAGCGGTACGTCTGCGCAGCAATATCGAGCTGCATCTTAGCCCTGGTGCGGTGTTGTCCTTCAGCACCGACCCGGCGGATTATCCTCCCGTAGAATCCCGGTGGGAGGGGGTGAAGCGGGAGGTTCATACGCCTTGTATTTACGGAGCCGGTCTGACCAATGTCTCGGTTACCGGCAGCGGAACGCTGGACGGCAACGGCGCACCCTGGTGGGAGAAGCACCGTCACCGCCGGGAGGAGCTGGTGTATCCGCGCCCGAGGCTGATCGGCTTCGACGACTGCAGCCGGGTGACCCTCCGCGACCTGACGCTGCTTAATTCTCCAAGCTGGACGGTGAACCCGGTCAACTGCAGCAATGTGATGATCGATAATCTGTCGATTCTGAATCCGGCCGATTCGCCGAATACGGATGGCATCAATCCGGAGTCTTGCCGGGATGTCCGTATCAGCAACTGCCATATCGATGTAGGCGATGACTGCATTGCTATCAAGGCCGGCACCGAGGATACCCGGGAGCGGATTCCCTGCGAGAATATCACGATCACGAACTGCGTCATGGTGCACGGACATGGCGCGGTGGTGCTGGGCAGTGAGATGAGCGGCGATATCCGCAATGTGACCATCAGCAATTGCGTATTCAAGCAGACGGACCGCGGCATCCGTATGAAGTCAAGGCGCGGGCGCGGAGGCATTATCGAGGATATACGGGTCAGCAACATTGTGATGGAGGATGTCATCTGTCCCTTCACACTGAATCTCTATTACTTCTGTGGCCCCCGGGGTAAGGAGAAATATGTCTGGGACAAGAACCCTTATCCGGTGACAGCGGAGACGCCGCAGTTCCGGCGGATTCATTACGCCAACATTACCGCCCGTAATGTCCATGCCGCAGCGGGGTTCCTGTATGGATTGGCTGAGCAGGCGGTGTCGGAAATTACCTTCACCAACATCGATATCTCCATGGCGGAGCATGCCGTTCCAGGCCAGCCCGACATGATGGCAGGTCTTCCGGACATGCAGCGCCGGGGCTTCTTCCTCAGCAACGTCCGCGAGGTGAAGTTCCAGCAGGTCACGATCGAGAACCATGACGGCCCGGCCTTCTATGTGGAGAACGGGGAAGAGGTGGAGTTCCTGCACTGCCGCTCCAGGAACACGGCGAAGCCGGAGGAACTGGTGAAGCGGGTTACGGTGGACCCGGCGGAACGATAA